In the Sediminibacter sp. Hel_I_10 genome, one interval contains:
- a CDS encoding T9SS type B sorting domain-containing protein encodes MKHFYKTLIALTFLFGYTINAQQININNAYTVDQLVENNLVVGCVEISNIASQVNGSVNGFNSFAYFENGNSNFPFENGIMLSTGNPMSGGNSQNNNILNEGNTDWLSDADLEEALGISNTLNATSIEFDFISITNQLQFNYILASEEYFGNFPCQYSDGFAFLIKEAGTSDPYQNIAIIPDTTTPVNTKTIHDEIVGYCDASNANYFQGFNVGDTNYNGRTKVLTATADITPYVQYSIKLVIADQTDQNYDSAVFIEGNSFNSEVNLGSDIQTCASEVSLEGDIANPQAVYSWYMNDELIPGAHTPQLTVNQSGIYKLEISIPLAGSNCTIEDSVEVTLSATQSADAITDYQLCDANADGTETFDLTVKTNEALDAVPDSSYLISYHYSATSAQNNSGAITAPIQNTSNPQTIFVRIEDEINGCLAYTEFNLIVNELPEVTPPTILIACADIADDGATIIDLSEKDEEITNGNPDLGVTYYLDLDDAENGQNAIPLPYVNSNGNEQVYVRVTDVVTGCSSTTTLTIDVLNKPVINIGPHIIDACDQDHNGFAEFDLTQITADVLDGLTGVTVTFHETALDANEGINPILDETAYTNPQAEEGEVYIRVVDNETGCASVTSIEIHTNLLLTGTDIKEFSLCDEGNDGIEGFDLANIALDIINNLEDVTIDFYTSLENQSNGVGALSQNVEFVPSSNPQTLYITLTSPICTEIAEIELIIYPVIEVESIGSQIVCDEDQDGFTALNLNQFNSAITNGEPGFNVKYFTDEDDANNNSGAVPSNYTNTTNPQVFYYRARLNETGCASVQSFEITVLEAPISEAPEGIIICDQDQDGIAVVNLNAKISEVISDTTNRNVTFHTSVSDGEAGTNAISNPSFFSAMTQVITIRVENTNTGCYSLENLDIIVNTLPVINPISVYKFCEEGDDGFGEFIFQSQDADILGGQSGKQVFYYENAQNAENDVDAIDKTQVYENLSNPQTIYVRVENITDATCYTTASFTIRVGTNPEFNEATDIFVCDDISNDGSVVFDLSIQMGEITNGISDIEDVTFHTSELDAINNVDAIPMTFENTVNPQQIYARINNGSICESYTSFVLSVIAAPDVNIPEGLDQCDVDYDGIAQFDLTLSEFDILDVRQDNIDIAYYESEADAVLEEDEITNTSNYTNLSNPQTVFVRVANTISNCFVTVPLELNVNLPPAINFINNFQICDNADAITDLTAINDALLIQTENVVVTYYASEEDARDQSNALDNNYNYQTSNDVLVARVQFSTTGCFIIHDFNLKVNPLPIANQPTDLETCDDDFDGFLVFDLTQQEAQILGTQDPNDFTVTYYNDLVFAQDDVNRVNPTYEAMDNDVIYARVENDITGCYDITQFTIFVHPKAIVDIQDQVICLDNLPLVVSANTNFTGDTYLWSTNETTPEIEITEVGTYSVKVTTAFGCETIRVFSVSESEAANIEFTEVIDFSDPNNVTVTVSGIGNYLYQIDDDEPQESNFFESVPLGYHTLTVIDLNGCSEITKEILVIDAPKFMTPNGDQYFDTWHITGVETLPGTIVYIYDRYGKLLKQLSSSSEGWDGTYNGQDMPSSDYWWVAQVKKGTIEFEAQGHFTIRR; translated from the coding sequence ATGAAACATTTCTACAAAACCCTCATTGCCCTCACGTTCCTTTTTGGTTACACCATCAATGCGCAACAAATCAACATTAACAACGCTTATACCGTAGATCAGCTTGTCGAAAACAATCTGGTTGTAGGCTGTGTTGAAATTTCAAACATCGCGTCACAAGTTAATGGCTCGGTTAACGGATTTAACAGTTTCGCCTATTTTGAAAATGGAAATTCTAACTTTCCTTTTGAAAACGGCATCATGTTGTCTACAGGTAACCCCATGTCTGGCGGAAATTCACAGAACAATAACATTCTCAACGAAGGGAACACCGATTGGCTATCAGATGCCGACCTCGAAGAGGCTCTAGGCATTAGCAATACGTTAAATGCAACGTCAATTGAATTTGACTTCATTTCTATAACCAACCAACTGCAGTTCAATTATATTTTAGCTTCCGAAGAATACTTTGGAAATTTTCCTTGTCAATATTCTGACGGTTTTGCTTTTTTGATTAAAGAAGCTGGAACTTCTGATCCTTATCAAAATATTGCTATTATTCCTGATACGACCACACCGGTCAATACCAAGACCATTCACGATGAAATCGTAGGGTATTGTGATGCTTCAAATGCCAACTATTTTCAAGGGTTTAATGTAGGAGACACCAACTATAACGGACGTACGAAAGTTTTGACAGCAACGGCAGACATTACGCCGTATGTACAATATAGTATCAAACTAGTGATTGCTGATCAAACCGATCAAAATTACGATTCAGCAGTATTTATAGAGGGCAATAGCTTTAACTCTGAAGTTAATTTGGGCTCAGACATACAAACCTGTGCCAGTGAAGTCTCTTTAGAAGGCGACATCGCCAACCCGCAAGCCGTTTATTCTTGGTATATGAATGATGAGCTTATCCCTGGAGCACATACACCACAATTAACTGTAAATCAATCTGGAATTTATAAATTAGAAATTTCAATTCCTTTAGCGGGCTCTAATTGTACCATAGAAGATAGCGTAGAAGTTACCTTAAGTGCTACCCAATCTGCAGATGCCATAACCGATTATCAATTATGTGATGCTAATGCTGATGGCACCGAAACTTTTGATCTTACCGTAAAAACCAATGAGGCCTTAGATGCTGTGCCAGATTCAAGTTATCTAATTTCTTATCACTATAGTGCCACTAGCGCTCAAAATAATTCTGGTGCAATTACGGCACCTATTCAGAACACGTCAAATCCTCAAACTATTTTTGTGAGAATTGAAGACGAAATTAACGGTTGTTTAGCCTATACTGAATTCAATTTAATTGTAAACGAACTTCCTGAGGTAACGCCTCCAACTATTTTAATTGCTTGCGCAGATATTGCAGACGATGGAGCGACCATTATTGATCTTTCAGAAAAAGATGAGGAAATCACCAACGGAAATCCAGATTTAGGCGTTACCTATTATTTAGATCTTGATGATGCTGAAAATGGCCAGAACGCAATACCATTACCCTATGTGAATAGTAATGGCAATGAGCAGGTATATGTTCGAGTAACTGATGTGGTTACAGGTTGCTCTTCAACCACCACTCTTACTATAGATGTACTTAACAAACCTGTAATCAATATTGGTCCGCATATCATCGATGCTTGTGATCAAGATCATAATGGTTTTGCTGAATTTGATTTAACCCAAATTACAGCAGATGTTTTAGACGGCTTGACTGGAGTAACCGTTACATTTCATGAAACGGCTTTAGATGCTAACGAAGGCATTAATCCTATTTTAGATGAAACAGCTTACACTAATCCGCAAGCTGAGGAAGGTGAAGTATATATTCGCGTGGTAGATAATGAAACGGGATGTGCTTCTGTGACCTCAATTGAAATTCACACCAATCTGTTATTAACTGGTACAGATATTAAAGAATTTTCTTTGTGTGATGAAGGGAATGACGGTATTGAAGGTTTTGACCTTGCAAATATCGCCTTAGATATCATTAACAATTTAGAAGATGTTACCATTGACTTTTATACGTCTTTAGAAAATCAAAGTAACGGTGTTGGAGCGCTAAGTCAAAATGTAGAATTTGTTCCAAGTTCTAATCCACAAACGCTTTACATTACTTTAACAAGTCCAATCTGTACTGAAATTGCCGAAATCGAACTGATTATCTATCCCGTTATTGAAGTGGAATCGATTGGCTCTCAAATTGTTTGTGATGAAGATCAAGATGGTTTTACAGCATTGAATTTAAACCAATTTAATAGCGCGATCACTAACGGTGAGCCTGGATTTAATGTAAAATACTTCACTGATGAAGACGATGCCAATAATAATTCGGGAGCTGTTCCTTCTAATTACACCAATACCACAAATCCACAGGTGTTTTATTATAGAGCTAGATTAAACGAAACTGGGTGTGCTTCAGTTCAATCTTTTGAAATTACGGTATTAGAAGCTCCAATTTCCGAAGCTCCAGAAGGTATTATCATTTGTGATCAAGATCAAGATGGGATTGCTGTTGTAAACTTAAATGCTAAAATTTCAGAAGTTATTAGTGATACCACCAATAGAAACGTCACATTTCACACGAGTGTTTCTGATGGTGAAGCTGGAACCAACGCCATTTCAAATCCTTCTTTCTTTAGCGCCATGACGCAAGTGATCACCATACGTGTTGAAAATACCAACACTGGTTGTTACAGTTTAGAGAATTTAGATATTATTGTGAACACCTTACCTGTAATAAACCCAATTAGCGTCTATAAATTTTGTGAGGAAGGCGATGACGGATTTGGAGAATTTATTTTCCAATCCCAAGATGCTGATATCTTAGGAGGGCAAAGTGGTAAACAAGTATTTTATTACGAAAATGCACAAAACGCAGAGAACGATGTTGATGCTATAGACAAAACTCAAGTTTATGAAAACCTGTCTAATCCACAAACCATTTATGTACGTGTAGAAAACATTACCGATGCAACCTGTTACACTACAGCCTCTTTTACTATAAGAGTAGGAACTAATCCCGAATTCAATGAAGCTACAGACATATTTGTTTGTGACGATATTTCAAATGATGGAAGCGTGGTTTTTGATCTGAGCATTCAAATGGGCGAAATCACGAATGGTATTTCAGACATTGAAGACGTGACCTTTCATACTTCAGAACTCGATGCCATCAACAATGTGGATGCCATACCTATGACTTTTGAAAACACTGTGAATCCTCAGCAAATTTATGCTAGAATCAATAACGGATCTATCTGTGAGTCTTATACCTCATTTGTATTGAGTGTTATTGCTGCTCCAGATGTCAACATACCAGAAGGTCTTGATCAATGTGATGTCGATTATGATGGTATTGCTCAATTTGATTTAACACTATCAGAATTTGATATTTTAGATGTAAGACAAGACAATATTGATATTGCTTACTACGAGTCTGAGGCAGATGCTGTTTTAGAGGAAGATGAAATTACAAATACTTCAAACTACACCAATTTATCTAATCCACAGACGGTTTTTGTAAGAGTGGCTAATACCATATCAAATTGTTTTGTTACGGTTCCTCTAGAGTTAAACGTGAACCTTCCTCCTGCTATTAATTTTATCAATAATTTTCAAATTTGTGATAATGCAGATGCCATTACAGATCTTACAGCCATTAATGATGCTTTGTTGATACAAACAGAGAATGTAGTTGTAACTTATTATGCTTCGGAAGAAGACGCTCGAGATCAGTCTAATGCATTAGATAACAACTATAATTATCAAACATCAAATGATGTATTGGTGGCAAGAGTTCAGTTTTCAACAACGGGTTGTTTTATAATCCATGACTTTAATTTGAAAGTGAATCCATTACCGATAGCAAATCAACCTACTGACTTAGAAACTTGTGATGATGATTTTGATGGTTTCCTTGTCTTTGATTTGACCCAGCAAGAGGCCCAAATATTGGGAACTCAAGATCCTAATGATTTTACGGTAACGTATTATAATGATTTGGTATTTGCTCAAGATGATGTGAATAGAGTAAACCCAACTTACGAGGCAATGGACAATGATGTGATCTACGCTAGAGTTGAGAACGATATTACGGGCTGTTATGACATTACCCAGTTCACTATTTTTGTGCATCCTAAAGCCATTGTAGACATTCAAGATCAGGTAATTTGTTTAGATAATCTACCATTGGTGGTGAGTGCAAATACTAACTTTACAGGTGATACCTATTTATGGTCAACCAATGAGACCACTCCAGAAATTGAAATTACAGAAGTGGGCACCTACTCTGTAAAAGTGACTACTGCTTTTGGTTGTGAGACTATTAGAGTATTTTCAGTGTCAGAGTCTGAGGCTGCAAATATTGAATTTACAGAAGTTATTGATTTCTCAGATCCAAACAATGTTACCGTTACGGTGAGTGGTATTGGTAATTATTTATATCAAATAGATGATGATGAGCCACAAGAATCTAACTTCTTCGAAAGTGTCCCACTAGGATATCACACATTAACCGTGATTGATCTTAACGGTTGTTCTGAAATTACCAAAGAGATCTTGGTGATTGATGCTCCCAAGTTTATGACCCCTAATGGTGATCAATATTTCGATACTTGGCATATTACGGGAGTTGAGACCCTGCCTGGTACTATCGTTTACATCTACGATCGCTATGGCAAATTATTAAAGCAATTGTCTTCTTCTTCTGAAGGTTGGGATGGTACCTATAATGGTCAAGATATGCCATCATCAGATTATTGGTGGGTTGCTCAGGTGAAAAAAGGAACTATAGAATTTGAGGCTCAAGGTCACTTCACCATTAGACGCTAA